A stretch of DNA from Spirosoma endbachense:
TGCCACTGGTTGCTTCAATTAACTTCATGCCCGGCTTTAAATCTCCCCGCGATAAAGCACCCTGTATCATGCTAACGGCGGCCCTATCTTTTACGCTTCCGCCAGGGTTGTTGCCTTCAAGTTTGCCATACAATCGAACATTGGGGTTGGGGTTCAGGCGATTCAATTCTATCAACGGCGTATTGCCGACTAAATCAAGCAGGGTTGCCATGCCAATAAATCTGTGGTAATGTTGTCGTTTTAAGGACAAATGAACTTAATAAGTTCGCAGTGCGATTTTTTCAGTCAGGAAAAGTGATATTCTTTAACGTAAATCAACAGGATAATTTTTTCGAAACGTTTTTTTTTAATCACGTAATGAATTGATACTTAAAAATTTGTAAACTTGCTAGAGGTTAATCTATGCTATGTAGCTGAGTCTGCATTACTGGTTTAACTGTATCCTTATTCACACCTTTAAATATATCGATTATGAGAGTAGCTTTGATACAAAAGCCACTATCCCGCGCTTATGTCGAGCAAATTGCCCTGCAATTCGACATGCCCGACCTCACTCTCCCATTCTGGGGTTACCGTAAAAAAATGCCGATGCACCAAATTGTTCGGCTTGAGGGTGAAGGAAATTATACCCTGTTTCATTTTTCTGATGGTAGCCAGTTGATGGTTTCGTTAACACTCAAAAAAATGGAAGAGCGTCTGTCGTCAAAAGTTTTTGTTCGCCCTCACAAGAAGAACATCATTAACCTGCTCTATCTGGAGGGTATTTACCCGGATGTGCTTCAGCCGGGCCGACCGCAACTGAGCGCCTGTCTGGTAAATGGTGATCGGGTTGAAGTATCACGCCGTAAAGCGAGCCGGTTTATCAAGCAGGTAAAAGGATTTCAGGAAGAGGTGTTATTGCTGAATGTTAAACCAAAAGAGGCCGTTTTGGTCGCCTGATTGGTAACATCGTCAACGCACAGAAAGAGAAAGGCCCTGGCCAATACTGTCGGGGCCTTTCTCTTTCTGTGCAGGTTAACTGTAACTCTTATACGAAGTCCAGTTTTAGGGGCTTCGTGAAAGTTGACCGTG
This window harbors:
- a CDS encoding LytR/AlgR family response regulator transcription factor, whose protein sequence is MRVALIQKPLSRAYVEQIALQFDMPDLTLPFWGYRKKMPMHQIVRLEGEGNYTLFHFSDGSQLMVSLTLKKMEERLSSKVFVRPHKKNIINLLYLEGIYPDVLQPGRPQLSACLVNGDRVEVSRRKASRFIKQVKGFQEEVLLLNVKPKEAVLVA